One window from the genome of Deinococcus sp. NW-56 encodes:
- a CDS encoding FAD-binding oxidoreductase, translating to MTPRKTALTPGSRAPKPRSGGTPDNPLAAELTRSLGPQKVLSNLSERRNYRYDAIQFGATPLAVVLPESTADVVTAVRAARAAGVPIVGRGAASGLSGGAVPMQTGLVISFTRMIRLEVFPERREARAQAGVVTLSVTEAARPYGLIYPPDPASFRTSTVGGNLGENAGGPLCFKYGVTGDYVRALEFVDADGEVHELTRDAYDLAGLLIGSEGTLGLITEATLRLTPPPKYTRTLLASFAEVGECAEAVSRAIATGAVPAKLEFMDAACVSAVEDYLALGLPRDAGAVLLVDTDGDDLDTVEEERALVEAACREAGGTVRRAATDAEAAALWQARRSVSPALGRIRPQRMNEDIVVPRSALPEVVREIRALGDASGLPVVQFGHIGDGNLHPNILYDPRRESPEAVHDLAHRIALVAIRHGGVLSGEHGIGTMKRPFMREAVDPVTLGALRDVKRALDPAGRLNPGKILPDEEGETHAHP from the coding sequence ATGACCCCCCGCAAGACCGCCCTCACTCCCGGTTCCCGTGCCCCCAAACCCCGCTCTGGCGGCACGCCTGACAATCCTCTGGCCGCCGAGCTGACCCGCAGCCTCGGCCCCCAGAAAGTCCTTTCCAACCTCTCCGAGCGGCGGAACTACCGCTACGACGCCATCCAGTTCGGGGCAACGCCGCTGGCGGTCGTGCTGCCCGAATCCACGGCGGACGTGGTGACGGCCGTGCGGGCGGCGCGGGCGGCGGGCGTGCCCATCGTGGGGCGCGGTGCGGCCAGTGGCCTGAGTGGCGGCGCCGTGCCCATGCAGACCGGGCTGGTCATCTCCTTTACCCGCATGATCCGGCTGGAGGTTTTCCCCGAGCGGCGCGAGGCGCGGGCGCAGGCGGGCGTGGTGACCCTCAGCGTGACCGAGGCGGCGCGGCCCTACGGCCTGATCTACCCCCCTGACCCGGCGAGCTTCCGCACCAGCACGGTCGGCGGCAACCTCGGGGAAAATGCGGGCGGGCCGCTGTGTTTCAAGTACGGGGTGACGGGCGACTACGTGCGGGCGCTGGAGTTCGTGGACGCGGACGGCGAGGTGCACGAACTCACCCGCGACGCCTATGACCTCGCCGGGCTGCTGATCGGCTCGGAGGGCACGCTGGGCCTCATCACCGAAGCCACCCTGCGCCTCACCCCGCCGCCGAAGTACACCCGCACCCTGCTGGCGAGTTTCGCGGAGGTGGGCGAGTGCGCCGAGGCGGTGAGCCGGGCCATCGCCACCGGAGCCGTCCCCGCCAAGCTGGAATTCATGGACGCAGCCTGCGTCAGCGCGGTGGAGGACTACCTCGCCCTGGGACTGCCGCGAGACGCCGGGGCCGTGCTGCTGGTGGACACCGACGGCGACGACCTGGACACGGTGGAGGAGGAAAGGGCGCTGGTGGAGGCCGCCTGCCGGGAGGCCGGGGGCACCGTGCGCCGCGCGGCGACCGACGCCGAGGCCGCCGCGCTGTGGCAGGCCCGCCGCAGCGTCAGCCCCGCGCTGGGCCGCATCCGCCCGCAGCGCATGAACGAGGACATCGTGGTGCCCCGCTCCGCGCTGCCGGAGGTGGTGCGCGAGATTCGGGCGCTGGGCGACGCCTCCGGGCTGCCCGTCGTGCAGTTCGGCCACATCGGGGACGGGAACCTGCACCCCAACATCCTCTACGACCCGCGCCGCGAGTCCCCGGAGGCGGTGCACGACCTCGCCCACCGCATCGCCCTCGTCGCCATCCGGCACGGCGGGGTGCTCAGCGGCGAGCACGGCATCGGCACCATGAAACGGCCCTTCATGCGCGAGGCGGTGGACCCCGTGACCCTGGGGGCACTGCGGGACGTGAAGCGGGCACTGGACCCGGCGGGCCGCCTCAATCCCGGCAAGATTCTCCCCGACGAGGAAGGGGAGACCCATGCCCATCCTTGA
- a CDS encoding FAD-binding oxidoreductase produces MPILDLSPGDQTVTVSGDTALLEVYAALPPGLYPPFPPVELPGGVGGLVSRGGFGQTFPFASDVLGVTFQAPSGRVIRAGGRTVKNVQGYDLTRPFVGSFGALGEALEVTFRLRPGLVARHVTAHGSLDTLGHLTARFAWEDGGEVHLFHFGHAREVERALAVLPGGRELQAPTDLRPRFPDGMGVGEGATLRDRRFGWVNGGGVPPMPPLFTRLVAAL; encoded by the coding sequence ATGCCCATCCTTGACCTCTCACCCGGCGACCAGACCGTCACGGTCAGCGGCGACACCGCGCTGCTGGAGGTCTACGCGGCCCTGCCCCCCGGCCTCTACCCGCCGTTCCCGCCCGTGGAATTGCCCGGCGGCGTGGGCGGGCTGGTGTCACGCGGGGGCTTCGGGCAGACCTTCCCCTTCGCCTCCGACGTGCTGGGGGTGACCTTCCAGGCACCGTCGGGCCGGGTAATACGCGCAGGCGGGCGCACCGTCAAGAACGTGCAGGGCTACGACCTGACCCGCCCCTTCGTGGGCAGCTTCGGGGCGCTGGGCGAGGCGCTGGAGGTCACGTTCAGGCTGCGGCCCGGTTTGGTTGCACGGCATGTGACCGCTCACGGCTCGCTGGACACATTGGGTCACCTGACCGCCCGCTTCGCCTGGGAGGACGGCGGCGAGGTCCACCTCTTCCACTTCGGCCACGCGCGGGAGGTGGAGCGGGCGCTCGCGGTGCTGCCCGGTGGCCGCGAGCTTCAGGCCCCCACAGACCTGCGCCCCCGCTTCCCCGATGGAATGGGGGTGGGGGAGGGGGCCACCCTGCGTGACCGCCGCTTCGGGTGGGTGAATGGGGGTGGGGTGCCGCCGATGCCCCCCCTGTTCACCCGGCTGGTGGCAGCCCTCTAA
- a CDS encoding cyclopropane-fatty-acyl-phospholipid synthase family protein: MPPKTPQARRPDPSPATSVQTMGLAAVLTMLGAVVVARSRVRPSEEQLLDAARRVLSAVLPSDRPFAVQFWNGEELPAGVPDPTARLTLNSPESLGRMLNLPLDVALGESYLRGDFDIEGDFGAVVGLADTLNPQFTPAQVASLLRDVALLRRGVGTKPPKPLAQLHGEAHSRERDKQAVQAHYDVSNDFYKLWLDDRMVYSCAYFPTGTETLDAAQEAKLELICRKLRLQAGERLLDIGCGWGGLAIYAAQRYGVSVLGVTLSEAQLHEGRARVKAAGLEHLVTLELRDYRDVTGEFDKISSVGMAEHVGRCNMPEYFAAAYRVLKPGGLMMNHAIADGLGQARVPMVIQSGNFARRYVFPDGELLPIWETLKYADAALFEVRDVENLREHYARTTAQWARRLEAREDEALAALGEERYRLWRIYLNACGYYFSHGHLSIFQTLLAKPDERRQVPIPPSRADIYADGRV, encoded by the coding sequence ATGCCCCCCAAGACCCCGCAAGCCCGCCGCCCCGACCCCTCCCCCGCGACCTCCGTGCAGACGATGGGCCTCGCGGCCGTGCTGACCATGCTCGGCGCGGTCGTGGTGGCCCGCTCGCGCGTGCGCCCCAGCGAAGAACAGTTGCTGGACGCGGCCCGGCGCGTGCTGAGCGCCGTCCTGCCGTCCGACCGCCCCTTCGCCGTGCAGTTCTGGAACGGCGAGGAGCTGCCTGCGGGCGTACCTGACCCCACCGCCCGCCTGACCCTGAACTCGCCCGAGTCGCTGGGGCGGATGCTGAACCTCCCGTTAGACGTGGCACTGGGCGAGTCGTACCTGCGCGGCGACTTCGACATCGAGGGGGACTTTGGAGCCGTCGTGGGACTGGCGGACACGCTGAACCCGCAGTTCACGCCCGCACAAGTGGCAAGTCTTCTGCGCGACGTGGCCCTGCTGCGCCGGGGGGTGGGGACGAAGCCGCCTAAGCCGCTGGCCCAGCTCCACGGCGAGGCGCACAGCCGCGAGCGGGACAAGCAGGCGGTGCAGGCCCACTACGACGTGTCCAACGACTTTTACAAGCTGTGGCTGGACGACCGCATGGTGTATTCCTGCGCCTACTTTCCCACGGGCACCGAGACACTGGACGCGGCGCAGGAGGCTAAGCTGGAGCTGATCTGCCGCAAGCTGAGATTGCAAGCAGGCGAGCGTCTGCTGGATATCGGCTGCGGGTGGGGCGGACTGGCGATCTACGCGGCGCAGCGGTACGGCGTCTCGGTGCTGGGAGTGACCCTCTCCGAAGCGCAGTTGCACGAGGGGCGGGCGCGGGTGAAGGCCGCCGGGCTGGAGCACCTCGTCACGCTGGAGCTGCGGGATTACCGGGACGTGACGGGCGAGTTTGACAAGATCAGCAGCGTGGGCATGGCCGAGCATGTGGGCCGCTGCAACATGCCCGAGTACTTCGCGGCCGCCTACCGGGTGCTGAAGCCGGGCGGCCTGATGATGAACCACGCCATTGCCGACGGGCTGGGGCAGGCGCGGGTGCCGATGGTGATCCAGTCGGGCAATTTCGCCCGGCGCTACGTCTTTCCCGACGGCGAGCTGCTGCCGATCTGGGAGACGCTGAAATACGCCGACGCCGCCCTCTTTGAGGTGCGCGACGTGGAAAACCTGCGCGAGCACTACGCCCGCACGACCGCACAGTGGGCGAGGCGGCTGGAAGCGCGGGAGGACGAGGCCCTGGCCGCGCTCGGCGAGGAACGCTACCGGCTGTGGCGCATCTACCTCAACGCCTGCGGGTATTACTTCTCCCACGGCCACCTCAGCATCTTCCAGACGCTGCTCGCCAAGCCGGACGAGCGGCGGCAGGTGCCGATTCCGCCGAGCCGGGCGGATATTTACGCGGACGGGCGAGTCTAG
- a CDS encoding alpha-hydroxy-acid oxidizing protein, which translates to MTNPPAGPGRARQTRLYVRGLGGERPAVPVIPERLQAAAKARMSPADFAYVAGGAGAERTMRANLAAFERVRLMPRRLSGTRERDLGVELLALSLRSPLLLAPIGVLEAAHPQADLAVARAAAAERVPFIFSSQASVPMETCAEAMGDSPRLFQLYWGTDDEVTRSFVRRAEACGAAAIVLTLDTTLLGWRPRDLDLGSLPFLRGRGLAQYLSDPVFRSRLGTPLPAPDVQPPRTPALIRTGADLAAKGRAFGLSARQMRSAAARFTATYTRPDLGWDDVSRLREWTRLPIVLKGILHPDDAREAVRRGVDGLIVSNHGGRQIDGEVAALDALPGVVAAAGDLPVLLDSGVRTGSDVAKALALGARAVLLGRPYVYGLAIAGESGVREVIGNVLAEFDLTLGLLGLTAARDLGPGALAPSHGLDLSPYSGGREN; encoded by the coding sequence ATGACGAATCCCCCAGCCGGACCCGGCCGCGCCCGGCAGACGCGCCTGTACGTGCGCGGCCTCGGCGGCGAGCGGCCCGCCGTCCCCGTGATTCCCGAACGCCTTCAGGCGGCGGCCAAGGCCAGGATGAGCCCCGCCGATTTCGCCTACGTCGCGGGCGGGGCCGGGGCCGAGCGCACCATGCGGGCCAACCTCGCCGCCTTCGAGCGGGTGCGGCTGATGCCCCGCCGCCTCAGCGGAACCCGCGAACGCGACCTCGGGGTGGAACTGCTGGCCCTCTCGCTGCGGTCGCCCCTGCTGCTGGCCCCCATCGGCGTGTTGGAAGCGGCACACCCGCAGGCCGACCTCGCCGTGGCCCGCGCCGCCGCCGCCGAGCGCGTACCGTTCATCTTCTCCTCACAGGCCTCGGTGCCGATGGAGACGTGCGCGGAGGCGATGGGCGACTCGCCCCGCCTTTTCCAGCTCTACTGGGGCACCGACGACGAGGTGACCCGCTCCTTCGTGCGCCGGGCGGAGGCGTGCGGAGCGGCGGCCATCGTCCTCACGCTCGACACGACGCTGCTGGGCTGGCGGCCCCGCGACCTCGACCTCGGCAGCCTGCCCTTCCTGCGCGGGCGCGGGCTGGCACAGTACCTCAGCGACCCGGTGTTCCGCTCACGGCTGGGCACGCCACTTCCCGCCCCAGACGTGCAGCCCCCGCGCACCCCCGCCCTGATCCGCACCGGGGCCGACCTCGCCGCGAAGGGCCGTGCCTTTGGCCTCAGCGCCCGGCAGATGCGCTCGGCCGCCGCCCGGTTCACCGCGACCTACACCCGCCCCGACCTCGGCTGGGACGACGTGAGCCGCCTGCGCGAGTGGACCCGGCTGCCCATCGTGCTCAAGGGCATCCTCCACCCCGACGACGCGCGGGAGGCCGTTCGGCGCGGGGTGGATGGCCTGATCGTGTCCAACCACGGCGGGCGGCAGATCGACGGCGAGGTCGCGGCGCTCGACGCCCTGCCCGGCGTGGTCGCAGCGGCGGGGGACCTCCCCGTGCTCCTCGACAGCGGCGTCCGCACCGGGTCGGACGTGGCGAAGGCCCTCGCGCTGGGCGCACGGGCGGTGCTGCTGGGGCGGCCCTACGTGTACGGCCTTGCCATCGCGGGGGAATCGGGCGTGCGTGAGGTCATAGGGAACGTGCTGGCCGAATTTGACCTCACCCTGGGCCTGCTCGGACTGACGGCGGCCCGCGATCTTGGACCGGGGGCGCTGGCCCCTTCACATGGTCTTGACCTTTCGCCCTATTCTGGAGGGCGTGAGAACTAA